The region AGCCTTTTAACAAAATCTTGATTTTAAATGATTCATATTATTTTTAACTAAAAAATGATTAGCtacttaaaaaatatatttagttGTCTATATTTGTCTGGATATGGAGTAGCCGCTCCTGAGGATTTGAGTcaaacaaaatcaaatgaatTATCTCTAGCCAATTCTCTATCGCGTATTTCCTagtctaacttttttttttaattagttgaCTTAAACAATTGCATGGGAACAAAACTATTGCCTATAAATATTTCAACTACATTGCAAGAAAATCAGTAGCGAAGTAAAAATGAATCACTCATTGTGGAAAAGAATGTTAGTGACTAttgttttggtttgttttgCTAATAGAGTTCTTGATGTAGCAACTGCTGATGCAACATATCCGGCATTGTTTGCATTTGGAGACTCAATTCTTGATACAGGAAATAACAACCACCTTTTTTCACTTGTTAAGTGCAATTTTGCTCCCTATGGAAGAGACCTGCCAAATCAAGAACCTACAGGAAGATTCTGCAATGGGAAAATTCCCACAGATATTATAGGTATCTATATACACATTCAATTGTATATGcaattttttgatatttttttcgttttcacTCGACTGATTCTCCTTTTGTTCATGATACCAAAAACAAATAACTATCTATCGCGATTGTTATTAATTTGAATATGTGTATATTCTATGCAGCGTCACATCTAGGAATCAAACAATTGGTGCCAGCATATTTATCTGGCGATTTAGGGGTTGATGAACTTAGCACCGGTGTAAGCTTTGCTTCAGGTGGCTCAGGGAATGATGATCTTACAGCTCAAATGCAGGTAAATACGTAGcagttcattttttttaatagaatgACATTCAACTGTTATATTCTCCCTAAAAATGTATATTATCTAATTCAATTAGTTactgttatttttaattaaggtGTTAAATTTGTGGCTCCTTACTTATTCTTTTTGGGTCCCTCTTTGCTACATCATCTCACatttgtttgttgtgtttatcagTTTGTTTTAACGTTATCGGCGCAAATGAAAAATTTTGAAGAGTACATACAAAGTCTGAATACCGCGGTTGGAGAACAAAAAGCAGCTTCCATCATATCCAATGGCTTGTATTTGTTTTCATCAGGGAACAATGACATTGCCCTTACCCACACTTTGAACATAGCAAGGAGCTTAATATTATTCCCTATCTATGCCGATATGATAGTTGGATGGGCTTCAAATTTCCTCGATGTTAGTCAGTAGTAGTGTCATTGAATTAATGAAATTATACATTCCAATTTAATTATCCTTAATTTGATAATTGATGTTAATTGTTAATCACAACTTGATCAGGATCTATACAGTCACGGAGCACGACATGTGTGGGTTCTAAGCACATTGCCGTTGGGATGCTTGCCCGGACCTAGAGCTCTAGCGGGTATATTGTTTTGTCAACAATATCTCAATGATCAAGCACAAACATTCAATACCAAGTTAGAAGCAGAGGTTTCTTCTTTGAAAACCAAGCATCCTGATTTCGACATTAGGTTCATTGATGTCTATAATCCTATGCTTAATCTTATACAAAATCCTTCTAGTGCAGGTAATTCTCATTTTCAGTGCTATGgtactttttaaaatattagCACACGATCGAGCTGACTAATTGAAAATTAATCAAGAAATTAAATTActgattaaaattttatttttatgataatTTTCAGGGTTTGTAAACGTGGCAACCGGGTGCTGTGGGTCAATTTTTTCTGGAGGGCTATGCAATCTCATTAGTGGCTCTTGCCAAGATCCTACTAACCACTTTTTTTGGGATTCTGCCCATCCGACCCAAGCAGGTTATGAGCACAGTCTCGCTCCTATACTACAAGCAATGAATATTTCCTCGATCGTCTCATAATGAAATAAGGCATTGATGTTGTTACGAgtttttctatatttttgtttattttcttaGCTCCTTTGTAATGGTGATTCTAAACACAGAATTAAatacttaatattttttataaaaaatattaattatttcttctgtgtttacaaataattaataaatgttTATGGCTTGTTATAAAtgtgtttttcttctcttttctctttgtaCTCGTCATTTCTAAGCCAAGAATTATAGTACATTATTCTGCTTCTCAATAAGTCTCACTTGGTGCTTATACATTTTGAATTTGGTGGatatctaaacctatcttgTTTGAACTAAATGTATCTATTTAACTTTGATGTATCTTGATTCACACACACATGACATCAACTTACATTCACATCTTACACTAGTAATGTTacactcttcttctttttttacgGGAAATGATATTTCATTAATCAAGAAGAAATCAAGTCGGAGGAGAGCACCCCCTCTAAACCGACATGACCCTCCTCAATCCCCA is a window of Lotus japonicus ecotype B-129 chromosome 5, LjGifu_v1.2 DNA encoding:
- the LOC130717378 gene encoding GDSL esterase/lipase At5g63170-like — protein: MNHSLWKRMLVTIVLVCFANRVLDVATADATYPALFAFGDSILDTGNNNHLFSLVKCNFAPYGRDLPNQEPTGRFCNGKIPTDIIASHLGIKQLVPAYLSGDLGVDELSTGVSFASGGSGNDDLTAQMQFVLTLSAQMKNFEEYIQSLNTAVGEQKAASIISNGLYLFSSGNNDIALTHTLNIARSLILFPIYADMIVGWASNFLDDLYSHGARHVWVLSTLPLGCLPGPRALAGILFCQQYLNDQAQTFNTKLEAEVSSLKTKHPDFDIRFIDVYNPMLNLIQNPSSAGFVNVATGCCGSIFSGGLCNLISGSCQDPTNHFFWDSAHPTQAGYEHSLAPILQAMNISSIVS